The Sorangiineae bacterium MSr11954 DNA segment GGCCGGCTCCCTCTTCGGCGGGGTCGTGCAGAGCGCGGGGTGGGGCGCGGACCACGCCAAAGACGCCTTTCGCGGCGGCGCGTGGGATACGGCCTTTCGTGAGGCCATCACCGAGTGCATCCCCAAGTTTCGCCAGTGCACGCGGTGCGGCCAGTGGGTGTGCCCGGAGATTTGCTGGAACGAAAAGCGCGTGATGTGTGAAGCGTGCGCGCCCGATCTGCAGGAAGAAGCGGCGCACATCCAGAACTCCGTGGCCATCGAGCAGCTGCACGAGCGGGCGCGCGGGATCGACCAGACGCAAGGGCAGAGCGTCGAGGGCCTGCAAGCCGCGGCGTGCGCCAAATGCAATTCGCGGCTGCAGTCCAACGCCAAATTCTGCGGGAGCTGCGGCACCCCGGTGGCCGCGGCGCAGAAGGCGTTCTGCTCGCAGTGCGGCACACCCGGCGTTCCCGGTGCCCGATTCTGCTCGGGCTGCGGCGCGCCACAAGGAGGTTAGAGCTCCGCCCGCCCGAATCGAGAGCCGGCTGCCTCCCGGGCGGGCGAGCCTTGCCCTATACAACAGGGCGAGATGTACCTGCCCGCCTCCTTCCGCGAGAACCGGCTCCCGGTCCTTCACGACACCATCGCGCGCATGGGTTTTGCGACCCTGGTGACCTCGGGCCCCGACGGCCTCGTTGCCACCCATCTTCCCATGTACGTCGAGCCCGCCGAGGGCCCGATGGGGACGCTCTACGGCCACGTCGCCAGGGCCAACCCGCAGTGGAAGGAGCTCGCGGGAAGCGGCGAAGCCCTGGTCACCTTCGTGGGGCCGGACGCGTACGTATCGCCCTCGTACTACCCGAGCAAGCCGATCGCCGGCAAGGTCGTCCCCACGTGGAACTACGTGGCGGTTCACGCCTATGGGAAGGCGGAGGCCATCGAGGAGCCCGCGCCGCTCTTGGAGATCGTCACGCGCTTGACCGACGCGCACGAGGCCGGACGCGCGGAGCGCTGGAGCGTCAGCGACGCGCCCGAGTCGTATGTGCAGGGGCTCTTGCGGGCCATCGTGGGCATACGCATCCCCATTTCGCGCATCGAGGGAAAGTGGAAGCTCAGTCAAAATCGCTCGCCCGAGGACGCCGCAGGTGTGATCGCCGGGCTCTCTCTCTCCGAGCATGGAAACGAGCGCGCCACGGCGGAGGCCATGAAGGCGCTCGGCACACCGGCCGATCCCGCGGGCACCGTGCGCCGGTGAGCGCGCCTCTCTCCGTCTCACCCATCGGCGTGGTGCGGACGCCGTTCAAGGAGAAGGTGAGCGCGCCGCGCCAGGCGGTGACCGCGCGCGACGTGCCGGGCACCATCGAGCTCCTGCCCGAGTACGAGCACGCGCTGTCCGATCTGGAGGGCATCGACCGCATCTGGGTCCTCTGGTGGTTCCACTTGGCCGAAGGATGGCGCGCCAAGGTGCTGCCGCCGCGCAGCGAGCATCGCCGCGGGTTGTTCGCCACGCGATCGCCGCACAGGCCGAACCCCATCGCGCTCTCGTGCGTGCGCCTGGTGCGCGTCTCGGGGCTCACCCTGCACATCCTCGACGTGGACATGGTCGACGGCACCCCGGTGCTCGACATCAAACCCTATGTGCCGTACGCCGACGCCTTCCCCGAGGCGCACACGGGCTGGCTCGAAAAGGCGCGCGATCCGGCGCCGGGCCATACCGTCACGTGGAGCGAAGAGGCGCGCGCCCAAGCCGGGTGGCTGGCCGAAACCTACGGCCTGGAGCTGATGGCGCCCATCGAGGCCATCTTGTCCCTCGGCCCGCAGCCGCACCCGTACCGGCGGATCAAGAAGCTCCCCGGCGATGGCGCGGGTCTTTGCCTCGCCTACAAAGATTGGCGCGTCCTCTTTCGCGCCGAGGGCGAGCGGACCATCGCCGTCGATGCGCTGGCGACGGGCTATCGGCAAAACCAGCTCTTTGGCGCGGCCCGCGTGCGCTTCGAGCACGATCCGGAGTCGCTGGCCGTGCACCGCGCCTTCGTGATCCGCTTTCCTCCTCGACGAGACCCCGAGCCCACCGGAGATCCAACATGACGTCGGCCGATGCATCCTCCGATTCCGTGCACTCTGCAAGTATCGAAGCGCGGCGCGCGTTCGTCGAGCGCAACCCCGAGAGCCGCGCGGGGTTCGAGAGCGCCTGCCAGGCGATGCCGGGGGGCAACACGCGCACGGTGCTGTTCCACGAACCGTTTCCGCTCCGCATCGCGCGGGGGGAGGGCTGTCGCATCTGGGACGCGGACGGGCACGAGTACATCGACTTCCTCGGCGAGTTCACGGCGGGGCTCTTCGGCCACTCGCACCCGGACATCACGGCGGCCGTGAAGGCGGCCATCGACAATGGCATTTCGCTCTCGGGCCACAACACGCTGGAGGCCCGCTTCGCCGGCGCGGTGTGCGCGCGCTTTCCGTCCTTGGAGCTGGTGCGCTTCACCAACTCGGGCACCGAGGCCAACCTGCTCGCGATCGCCACCGCCAAAGTCGCCACCGGGCGCTCCAAGGTGCTCGTGTTCGACGGCGCCTACCACGGGAGCCTCTTGTCGTTCGCCGGCGGCGGATTGCCCATCAATGTGCCGCACGCGTGGGTGGTCGGCACCTACAACGACGTAGCGGGCACCGAGGCGCTCTTCGATGCGCACGGCCCCGAGCTCGCCGCGGTGTTGGTGGAGCCGATGCTCGGCGCCGGCGGCTGCGTACCGGGTGAGCCGGCCTTCCTCGAGATGCTGCGCGCGCGCACGTGCTCTTCCGGAGCGCTCCTCATTTTCGACGAGGTGATGACCTCGCGGCTCGCCCCCGGCGGGCGCCAGGGCGAGCTCGGGATCCGCCCCGACCTGACGACCTTGGGCAAATACATCGCCGGCGGCATGTCGTTCGGCGCGTTCGGCGGGCGCCGCGAGCTGATGAGCCTCTACGATCCACGCCAGAGAGGCGCGCTGCCGCACGCGGGCACGTTCAACAACAACGTGCTCACCATGAGCGCGGGGCTCGCCGCGCTGCGGGTGCTCACGCCCGAGGTCACCCGCGCGCTCAACCTACGCGGCGATGCGCTTCGCCTGCGGCTCGACGCGCTGTGCAAGGCGGCGCGCGCCAATATGCTCTTCACCGGCATCGGCTCGATGCTCACGGTGCACTTCACCGATCGCCCCGTCCGCTCCGGCGCCGACGTCGCGGCGGGCGACGCGGCGCTCAAAGAGCTCTTCTTCTTCGAAATGCTGGCGCACGGCATCTACTTCGCGCGGCGCGGCATGATGGCGCTCTCGCTGCCGATCGGCGATCTCGAATGCGACCGGCTCGCATCCGCAGTGGAATCGTTTCTGACGCGGCATCGCGCGCTGCTTCAGTCATCATCGGGGTAAGCTCATGCCACGCGCGCGATGCGAAATCGCAAATCGACGATGAAAGTGCACTTCGTTTGCTCGATAGGTGTAAGAGCGCTTTGTACTTCGGCCCAAAACCGCCTACGATAGCCAGAAATGCGGCCAAGCCCGGACCCGGGGGGAACGCGCCTTCGACATGCAAAGATTCTGGTCGCCCTGGGCGAGCTGGCTGAGGCCGAGGACGAGGTGGCGGCTCGGCTCGAAGAGGCGCCCGAGGACCTTACGGCGCTAAATCTGTTCGCCAAAATCAAACACATCAAGGGTGAGCTCTCGGAAGCGGTCGCCTGTTGGGCGCAGCTCCACGCGCGCTCCAAGCACAACGAGCTCACGCTCATGCGGCTCGCGGTGCTGCTCGAGCTCGCCCGCGATCCGGAGCGCCACGCGGGGAACTACCTCGCGCTCGGTCAATTCCCGCTGGCCCATAGCCCGACGGCGCCGTTGGAGCTCGAGCAAGCCTTTCGGCAGCTGCTGGCCCGCCGTCCGCAAGAGGCAAAGGCCACGTGCGATTCGCTGGCCGCGCGACATCGCAACAAGGATCCCGAGCTCTACAAATTATGTTTGATGGCCAAAGCGTGGATCGCCGAGCTCTCGGGGGAGCTCGACGTCGCGCGCAACATCCTCGAGGGCCTGGGCCAAGAGCGCGGCTTCGAGACGGACACCGATCGGGTACTCTCGCTGGCGCGCGTCTACGAGCGCTCGTCCGATCCGGCGGCGCTCGAGAAGGCCGTGCACATTTATCACTTCATCTGTCGGAGCTTCGAGAAGCTCTCCGCGCAGGCGCACCTGGCCACCCTCTATCGAAAGCTCGGAAACAACGAGGCGGCCGAGGAGCACGAGCGCAACTTCCTCATCGCCTTCGAGCGCCGCATGCACCGCCTGTCGCGCGCCGAGATCGCGCGGGCGGCCGCCTACCGTTACGTGCCGCTCGATCGGCTGAAATCCATCCGGCCCTCCTCGGAGGAGGGCGGCGAGCTCGAGCCGGGCCGCGAGCGCGCGCTCTTCGATTACCTCTCCGGCGACGAGGCGGCCGCGCGCGCGT contains these protein-coding regions:
- a CDS encoding zinc ribbon domain-containing protein — translated: MASQAFTRNYRDHSNDTGFQFEFFCDKCGNGFRSSYKANGMGVAASLLKAAGSLFGGVVQSAGWGADHAKDAFRGGAWDTAFREAITECIPKFRQCTRCGQWVCPEICWNEKRVMCEACAPDLQEEAAHIQNSVAIEQLHERARGIDQTQGQSVEGLQAAACAKCNSRLQSNAKFCGSCGTPVAAAQKAFCSQCGTPGVPGARFCSGCGAPQGG
- a CDS encoding aminotransferase class III-fold pyridoxal phosphate-dependent enzyme; translated protein: MTSADASSDSVHSASIEARRAFVERNPESRAGFESACQAMPGGNTRTVLFHEPFPLRIARGEGCRIWDADGHEYIDFLGEFTAGLFGHSHPDITAAVKAAIDNGISLSGHNTLEARFAGAVCARFPSLELVRFTNSGTEANLLAIATAKVATGRSKVLVFDGAYHGSLLSFAGGGLPINVPHAWVVGTYNDVAGTEALFDAHGPELAAVLVEPMLGAGGCVPGEPAFLEMLRARTCSSGALLIFDEVMTSRLAPGGRQGELGIRPDLTTLGKYIAGGMSFGAFGGRRELMSLYDPRQRGALPHAGTFNNNVLTMSAGLAALRVLTPEVTRALNLRGDALRLRLDALCKAARANMLFTGIGSMLTVHFTDRPVRSGADVAAGDAALKELFFFEMLAHGIYFARRGMMALSLPIGDLECDRLASAVESFLTRHRALLQSSSG
- a CDS encoding FMN-binding negative transcriptional regulator, whose amino-acid sequence is MYLPASFRENRLPVLHDTIARMGFATLVTSGPDGLVATHLPMYVEPAEGPMGTLYGHVARANPQWKELAGSGEALVTFVGPDAYVSPSYYPSKPIAGKVVPTWNYVAVHAYGKAEAIEEPAPLLEIVTRLTDAHEAGRAERWSVSDAPESYVQGLLRAIVGIRIPISRIEGKWKLSQNRSPEDAAGVIAGLSLSEHGNERATAEAMKALGTPADPAGTVRR
- the tsaA gene encoding tRNA (N6-threonylcarbamoyladenosine(37)-N6)-methyltransferase TrmO; its protein translation is MSAPLSVSPIGVVRTPFKEKVSAPRQAVTARDVPGTIELLPEYEHALSDLEGIDRIWVLWWFHLAEGWRAKVLPPRSEHRRGLFATRSPHRPNPIALSCVRLVRVSGLTLHILDVDMVDGTPVLDIKPYVPYADAFPEAHTGWLEKARDPAPGHTVTWSEEARAQAGWLAETYGLELMAPIEAILSLGPQPHPYRRIKKLPGDGAGLCLAYKDWRVLFRAEGERTIAVDALATGYRQNQLFGAARVRFEHDPESLAVHRAFVIRFPPRRDPEPTGDPT